From the genome of Phoenix dactylifera cultivar Barhee BC4 unplaced genomic scaffold, palm_55x_up_171113_PBpolish2nd_filt_p 001835F, whole genome shotgun sequence, one region includes:
- the LOC120109120 gene encoding F-box protein PP2-A15-like isoform X2, with the protein MGAGVSSIMGPEGDGGGHETGLGDLPESCVAAVLLHLDPPEICRLARLGRAFRGAASADFVWETKLPRNYRCLMGLVENEKSKKRHLSKKEIFARLCRPNPFDGGTKVLVGVWVSDFLVLREKVEALCFEKELERGLVLDFCH; encoded by the exons ATGGGGGCGGGGGTGTCGAGCATCATGGGGCCAGAGGGGGACGGGGGAGGACACGAGACGGGGCTGGGGGACCTGCCGGAGAGCTGCGTGGCGGCGGTGCTGCTGCACCTCGACCCGCCGGAGATCTGCCGGCTGGCGCGGCTCGGCCGGGCGTTTCGGGGGGCGGCATCGGCGGACTTCGTGTGGGAGACGAAGCTCCCCAGGAACTATCGGTGTCTGATGGGGCTGGTGGAGAATGAGAAGAGCAAGAAGAGGCATcttagcaagaaggaaatcttcgcCCGGCTGTGCCGGCCAAATCCCTTCGATGGGGGAACCAAG gttctggtTGGGGTTTGGGTGTCTGACTTCTTGGTTTTGAGGGAAAAGGTGGAAGCTTTGTGTTTCGAAAAAGAATTGGAAAGGGGATTGGTGCTGGATTTTTGTCACTAG
- the LOC120109120 gene encoding F-box protein PP2-A15-like isoform X3, whose translation MGAGVSSIMGPEGDGGGHETGLGDLPESCVAAVLLHLDPPEICRLARLGRAFRGAASADFVWETKLPRNYRCLMGLVENEKSKKRHLSKKEIFARLCRPNPFDGGTKVEALCFEKELERGLVLDFCH comes from the exons ATGGGGGCGGGGGTGTCGAGCATCATGGGGCCAGAGGGGGACGGGGGAGGACACGAGACGGGGCTGGGGGACCTGCCGGAGAGCTGCGTGGCGGCGGTGCTGCTGCACCTCGACCCGCCGGAGATCTGCCGGCTGGCGCGGCTCGGCCGGGCGTTTCGGGGGGCGGCATCGGCGGACTTCGTGTGGGAGACGAAGCTCCCCAGGAACTATCGGTGTCTGATGGGGCTGGTGGAGAATGAGAAGAGCAAGAAGAGGCATcttagcaagaaggaaatcttcgcCCGGCTGTGCCGGCCAAATCCCTTCGATGGGGGAACCAAG GTGGAAGCTTTGTGTTTCGAAAAAGAATTGGAAAGGGGATTGGTGCTGGATTTTTGTCACTAG
- the LOC120109120 gene encoding F-box protein PP2-A13-like isoform X1 — MGAGVSSIMGPEGDGGGHETGLGDLPESCVAAVLLHLDPPEICRLARLGRAFRGAASADFVWETKLPRNYRCLMGLVENEKSKKRHLSKKEIFARLCRPNPFDGGTKEFWLEKRRGGLCMSISSKALLITGIDDRRYWNYIPTEESRY; from the exons ATGGGGGCGGGGGTGTCGAGCATCATGGGGCCAGAGGGGGACGGGGGAGGACACGAGACGGGGCTGGGGGACCTGCCGGAGAGCTGCGTGGCGGCGGTGCTGCTGCACCTCGACCCGCCGGAGATCTGCCGGCTGGCGCGGCTCGGCCGGGCGTTTCGGGGGGCGGCATCGGCGGACTTCGTGTGGGAGACGAAGCTCCCCAGGAACTATCGGTGTCTGATGGGGCTGGTGGAGAATGAGAAGAGCAAGAAGAGGCATcttagcaagaaggaaatcttcgcCCGGCTGTGCCGGCCAAATCCCTTCGATGGGGGAACCAAG GAATTCTGGCTGGAGAAGCGTAGGGGTGGTCTTTGCATGTCGATTTCTTCAAAGGCTCTGTTGATTACGGGGATCGATGACCGGAGATACTGGAATTACATTCCCACGGAGGAATCCAGGTATTAA